Proteins encoded together in one Lachnospiraceae bacterium JLR.KK008 window:
- a CDS encoding leucine-rich repeat protein gives MVREWVEGEQALQYEETEAGLKVLQWKGTAITAQVPAAIDGAAVTAIGRKAFLSNKRVQEVWLPDAVTEIGDWAFAYCDRLVSLCLPKRPVAFGRGVFLQCEKLERIILREQEEEDAVLGTGRPSGAAAPVSGRDADFVDSLLAAAVHKLDAPYLLDLPEAGSVQWLEKWDARLLHLLYVPDREGFSKMLLCGEEDYGSKENDPGHYMSQKRRGKARLAMLRLLHDKGLSEQMRGILVRYLCTHTKGCEHEETWQVVKEEYGLRKEYYDLLLDIGALTEHNYDAALCDMGTELAEMKAYLLREKEERFGSGGFFDSLSLEL, from the coding sequence ATGGTCAGGGAATGGGTAGAAGGAGAACAGGCGCTGCAATATGAAGAGACGGAGGCAGGGCTCAAAGTATTGCAGTGGAAGGGGACGGCAATTACGGCGCAGGTGCCGGCAGCGATCGACGGAGCTGCTGTCACCGCTATCGGCAGAAAGGCATTTTTGAGCAACAAACGGGTACAGGAAGTGTGGCTGCCGGACGCAGTCACGGAGATCGGCGACTGGGCATTTGCTTATTGTGACAGGCTTGTCAGTTTGTGCCTGCCGAAACGTCCCGTTGCTTTTGGCAGAGGGGTGTTTCTGCAATGCGAAAAACTGGAACGGATCATTTTACGGGAGCAGGAAGAAGAGGACGCTGTTCTGGGGACCGGGAGACCTTCGGGGGCTGCGGCGCCGGTTTCCGGCCGGGATGCGGATTTTGTCGACAGCCTGCTGGCCGCCGCAGTTCATAAGCTGGATGCGCCTTATCTGCTGGATCTTCCGGAGGCCGGCAGTGTGCAATGGCTGGAGAAGTGGGATGCCAGACTGCTGCATCTGTTATATGTGCCGGACCGCGAAGGATTCTCGAAGATGCTCCTGTGCGGGGAGGAAGACTACGGCAGCAAGGAAAATGACCCCGGCCATTATATGAGTCAGAAGCGCAGGGGAAAGGCAAGGCTGGCAATGCTGCGCCTGCTGCATGACAAAGGGCTGTCTGAGCAGATGCGCGGTATCCTGGTCCGTTACCTGTGTACCCATACAAAGGGCTGTGAGCACGAGGAGACATGGCAGGTCGTGAAGGAAGAATATGGACTGCGAAAGGAATATTATGATCTGTTGCTGGACATCGGGGCGCTGACAGAGCATAATTACGACGCGGCGCTCTGCGATATGGGGACAGAGCTGGCGGAAATGAAGGCTTATCTTCTGCGGGAAAAGGAAGAGAGATTTGGCAGCGGCGGTTTTTTTGATTCCCTGTCACTGGAATTATAA
- a CDS encoding UDPGP type 1 family protein — MTYEEAYKKLETYGQLHVFRYYDELSEEQKAELLAQIEATDFSVLSTREKEQGRHGERGVITPMPAMELDEIRKREEEFRQIGLEAIKAGKIGAVLLAGGMGTRLGSDAPKGMYDIGLTKPVYIFERIIANVMDVVKMSGVWIPFFVMTSDKNHDTTVRFFEEKNYFGYHKDFVFFFRQEMAPASDYDGKVYMEEKGKISTSPNGNGGWYVSLERSGAGRKMRELGVEWMNVFAVDNVLQRIADPCFVGAVIASDCASGSKVVRKAAPDEKVGVMCLEDGRPSIVEYYELTEELMSTKDEKGDPAYNFGVILNYLFRVKDLDAIMNHHLPLHVVEKKISYLDEEGQPVSPGQPNGYKYEQLVLDMIHEMDSCLPFEVVREREFAPIKNRTGTDSVESARALLEKNGVSL; from the coding sequence ATGACGTATGAAGAGGCGTACAAGAAGTTGGAAACATATGGACAGCTCCATGTTTTCCGGTATTATGATGAGCTGAGCGAAGAACAGAAGGCAGAGCTGCTTGCGCAGATAGAGGCTACGGATTTCTCCGTATTGTCCACGAGGGAGAAGGAGCAGGGCAGGCACGGGGAGCGGGGTGTGATCACACCGATGCCGGCGATGGAGCTGGATGAGATACGGAAGCGGGAAGAAGAGTTCCGGCAGATCGGTCTGGAGGCAATCAAAGCGGGCAAAATAGGCGCTGTCCTGCTTGCCGGCGGTATGGGGACGCGGCTCGGTTCCGATGCCCCGAAGGGGATGTATGACATCGGCCTTACGAAACCGGTCTATATCTTTGAGCGGATTATTGCAAATGTAATGGATGTTGTAAAAATGAGCGGTGTATGGATTCCGTTCTTCGTAATGACGAGTGACAAAAATCATGACACAACTGTCAGATTTTTTGAAGAGAAAAATTACTTTGGTTATCATAAAGACTTTGTCTTTTTCTTCCGGCAGGAGATGGCGCCCGCTTCGGATTACGACGGAAAAGTATATATGGAGGAAAAGGGAAAGATCTCTACTTCCCCGAATGGCAACGGCGGCTGGTATGTTTCTTTGGAGCGGAGCGGCGCGGGCAGGAAGATGCGGGAGCTTGGCGTGGAGTGGATGAATGTGTTTGCAGTGGACAATGTATTGCAGAGAATCGCTGATCCATGCTTTGTCGGCGCCGTCATCGCTTCGGACTGTGCGTCAGGTTCCAAAGTTGTCAGGAAAGCGGCGCCCGATGAAAAAGTAGGTGTCATGTGTCTGGAAGACGGCAGGCCCTCGATCGTGGAATATTATGAACTGACAGAGGAACTGATGAGTACGAAAGACGAAAAAGGTGATCCGGCCTATAATTTTGGCGTGATCTTAAACTATCTCTTCCGGGTAAAAGATCTGGATGCGATCATGAATCATCATCTGCCGCTGCATGTGGTTGAGAAGAAGATTTCCTATTTGGATGAGGAAGGACAGCCTGTCAGTCCGGGGCAGCCTAACGGCTACAAATATGAGCAGCTCGTGCTCGATATGATTCATGAGATGGACAGTTGTCTGCCATTCGAAGTTGTCCGGGAGAGAGAGTTTGCGCCGATTAAAAACAGGACAGGGACGGACTCTGTGGAGAGCGCCAGAGCGCTTTTGGAGAAAAACGGGGTCTCGCTGTAA
- the galE gene encoding UDP-glucose 4-epimerase GalE has translation MTILVTGGAGYIGSHTVVELQEAGYDVVVVDNLSNSSEKSLKRVEKITGKPVTFYQTDILDREGLEQIFEKESIDCCIHFAGLKAVGESVAKPWEYYYNNISGTLVLVDVMRKHQVKNIIFSSSATVYGNPAFIPITEECPKGCITNPYGQTKGMLEQILMDMQKADPEWNVILLRYFNPIGAHKSGTIGENPNGIPNNLMPYITQVAVGKLKELGVFGNDYDTPDGTGVRDYIHVVDLAKGHVKAVEKIRQNPGTEIYNLGTGTGYSVLDIVKNFEEASGVKIPYVIKERRAGDIATCYSDASKAEKELGWKAEYGIKEMCEDSWRWQKNNPDGYEE, from the coding sequence ATGACAATCTTGGTAACAGGCGGCGCCGGCTATATTGGAAGTCATACGGTGGTGGAGCTGCAGGAAGCAGGCTACGATGTCGTTGTCGTGGACAATTTGAGTAATTCCAGCGAGAAATCCCTGAAGCGTGTGGAGAAGATCACAGGGAAGCCGGTGACATTTTATCAGACAGATATTCTGGACAGAGAAGGACTGGAGCAGATCTTTGAGAAAGAGTCGATTGACTGCTGTATCCATTTTGCAGGATTAAAGGCGGTAGGTGAGTCGGTGGCCAAGCCATGGGAATATTATTACAATAATATCTCCGGCACGCTGGTGCTGGTAGATGTCATGAGGAAACATCAGGTGAAAAATATTATTTTCTCATCCTCCGCTACCGTATACGGGAATCCGGCCTTTATCCCGATCACGGAAGAGTGCCCGAAAGGCTGTATTACCAACCCGTATGGACAGACGAAAGGCATGCTGGAACAGATTCTTATGGACATGCAGAAGGCAGACCCGGAGTGGAATGTGATCCTTCTGCGTTATTTCAATCCGATCGGTGCGCATAAGAGCGGAACGATCGGAGAAAACCCGAATGGGATACCCAACAATCTGATGCCCTACATCACGCAGGTGGCAGTCGGCAAATTAAAAGAGCTGGGTGTTTTTGGAAATGACTATGATACGCCGGACGGCACGGGCGTCAGAGATTATATCCATGTTGTAGACTTGGCAAAGGGACATGTCAAGGCGGTAGAGAAGATCCGCCAGAATCCGGGCACCGAAATTTATAACCTGGGCACAGGAACCGGATACAGTGTGCTTGACATCGTCAAAAATTTTGAAGAGGCTTCCGGAGTGAAGATCCCTTATGTGATCAAAGAAAGACGTGCGGGAGACATTGCGACCTGTTATTCTGACGCTTCCAAAGCGGAAAAGGAGCTTGGCTGGAAAGCGGAATACGGCATCAAAGAGATGTGTGAGGACTCCTGGAGATGGCAGAAAAATAACCCTGACGGGTATGAGGAATAA
- a CDS encoding GTP pyrophosphokinase family protein → MEFKPSTNSEIDSWKEVTLIYHSALKEIGTKLEILNDEFQHVHRYNPIEHIKSRLKAPESIVKKLKRHGYESTIENMVRYVNDIAGVRVICSFTSDIYRIAEILSNQSDIKVLSVKDYIKTPKPSGYRSYHMIVSVPIFLSDKSADAKVEIQIRTVAMDFWASLEHKINYKFEGNAPVFIKNELIECSKIISELDDRMLSLNDQVLQYNQGETP, encoded by the coding sequence ATGGAATTTAAACCGTCAACCAACAGTGAGATTGACTCTTGGAAGGAAGTCACTTTAATCTATCATTCCGCATTAAAGGAAATCGGAACCAAACTTGAAATCCTTAACGACGAATTTCAGCATGTACATAGATATAACCCGATCGAGCATATCAAATCCCGGTTAAAGGCTCCGGAAAGTATTGTCAAAAAATTAAAGAGACACGGATATGAGTCGACGATTGAAAATATGGTGCGCTATGTGAACGATATAGCCGGCGTACGGGTGATCTGCTCCTTTACATCCGATATTTACCGGATCGCAGAGATTCTCTCCAACCAGAGCGACATTAAGGTACTCTCCGTCAAAGACTATATTAAAACACCTAAGCCAAGCGGCTACAGAAGCTATCATATGATCGTCTCCGTACCAATCTTTCTCTCCGATAAAAGCGCGGACGCCAAAGTCGAGATCCAGATCCGTACGGTAGCCATGGACTTCTGGGCCAGCCTGGAGCATAAGATCAACTATAAATTCGAAGGCAACGCTCCCGTATTTATCAAAAACGAACTGATCGAATGTTCGAAGATCATTTCCGAGCTGGATGACCGTATGTTGTCACTCAACGATCAGGTATTGCAATACAATCAGGGAGAAACACCCTGA
- a CDS encoding hemolysin III family protein → MQITIREPGSAITHFIGMMLAVFASVPLLIKSGISTGSNSFGAMVIFILSMILLYGASATYHTVNVSDRALKIFRKVDHMMIFVMIAGSYTPVCLLVLQGKTGLTLLGLVWGIAMLGMAINVLWITCPKWFSSMIYIALGWVCVLVFKQLWAVLSVSGFLWLLAGGIVYTIGGVIYALKLPLFNGKHTNFGSHEIFHLFVMGGSICHFVFMYGYVI, encoded by the coding sequence ATGCAAATTACGATTAGAGAACCTGGAAGTGCAATCACACATTTCATCGGCATGATGCTGGCAGTATTTGCCTCGGTGCCTCTGCTTATAAAATCAGGAATCAGTACGGGAAGCAACAGCTTTGGGGCGATGGTGATCTTTATACTCAGTATGATCCTGCTGTATGGAGCCAGCGCCACATATCATACGGTCAACGTATCGGACCGGGCGTTGAAAATATTCCGCAAAGTTGACCATATGATGATATTTGTGATGATAGCAGGGTCCTATACACCGGTGTGCCTGCTTGTGCTGCAAGGTAAGACAGGTCTGACACTTCTGGGGCTTGTATGGGGGATTGCGATGCTGGGTATGGCAATCAACGTTCTCTGGATCACCTGCCCGAAGTGGTTCTCATCCATGATCTATATTGCCCTTGGCTGGGTGTGTGTACTCGTATTCAAACAGCTCTGGGCCGTGCTGTCTGTCAGCGGTTTCCTCTGGCTGCTTGCAGGCGGTATTGTCTATACGATCGGCGGCGTGATCTATGCGCTGAAACTGCCGCTCTTTAACGGAAAACATACGAATTTTGGTTCTCACGAAATTTTTCATTTATTCGTAATGGGTGGAAGTATCTGCCATTTTGTTTTTATGTATGGATATGTGATATAG
- a CDS encoding flavin reductase family protein: MDRQIWKPGNMLYPLPAVLVSVCAKDGRKNVFTVAWTGTICSDPPMVSISVRPERYSYSMLCESGEFVINLTTRELALATDYCGVRSGREVDKWKTMNLTPVSGKHVAAPLIQESPVNLECRVTDRQELGSHHMFLAEVVAVHAREDYMDEKGRFDLAKAEPIVYSHGTYYTLGRPLGTFGYSVRKK, from the coding sequence ATGGACAGACAGATCTGGAAACCGGGAAATATGCTCTATCCTCTGCCGGCGGTGCTGGTAAGCGTGTGTGCGAAGGACGGGCGGAAAAATGTGTTTACTGTGGCCTGGACGGGCACGATATGTTCCGATCCACCGATGGTATCGATCTCCGTGCGGCCGGAGCGCTATTCTTATTCCATGCTCTGTGAAAGCGGGGAGTTTGTGATCAATCTGACGACGCGGGAACTGGCGCTGGCCACGGACTATTGTGGTGTCAGAAGCGGCAGAGAGGTAGACAAGTGGAAGACTATGAACCTGACACCAGTGTCAGGGAAACATGTGGCAGCGCCGCTTATTCAGGAGAGTCCGGTCAATCTGGAGTGCAGAGTGACGGACAGACAGGAACTGGGAAGCCACCATATGTTTCTGGCTGAAGTGGTTGCTGTCCATGCCAGGGAAGACTATATGGACGAGAAGGGCAGATTTGACCTGGCGAAAGCGGAGCCGATCGTCTACTCACACGGGACTTATTATACGCTCGGCAGACCGCTGGGAACATTTGGCTACAGTGTGAGAAAGAAATAG
- a CDS encoding DNA polymerase IV encodes MNRIIFHIDVNSAYLSWTALERLKAGDPTDLRQIPAIIGGDMEKRHGVVLAKSIPAKKYGIQTGEPVVNAFRKCPSLVMAPPDHSLYAKCSQALMDYLYDVCPDIEQVSVDECYLDFTPVSHRYPSPQACADRLRQEIFRLFQFTVNIGISDCKVLAKMASDFKKPDLTHTLFRDEIEKKMWPLPVSSLYMCGRSSVEALKKLEIITIGDLAHADPLILEAHLKSHGRLLWEYANGIDDSAVLAGPEKAKGIGNSITLAQDAVTFEDAKTALLFLAESVASRLRTENQCALTEAIEIKYADFQTVSHQTTFPSPVDTDRTIYETACKLFQETWNNKPVRLLGIRTAKLCDAEEPTQLSLFDLDQTQISPKQHRLDEAIDDIRKRFGKNSVVRGSLLGKKDTYKKH; translated from the coding sequence ATGAATCGGATTATTTTTCATATTGATGTAAATTCCGCATATTTAAGCTGGACTGCCCTTGAACGGTTAAAAGCAGGGGACCCGACAGATCTGCGGCAGATTCCCGCCATTATCGGTGGAGACATGGAGAAGCGGCACGGTGTGGTGCTGGCCAAATCAATTCCCGCAAAAAAATACGGCATCCAGACAGGTGAACCGGTCGTAAACGCATTTCGGAAGTGCCCCTCTCTCGTGATGGCTCCGCCGGACCACAGCCTGTACGCCAAATGTTCTCAGGCGCTGATGGATTATTTATATGATGTCTGCCCTGATATTGAGCAAGTCAGCGTTGACGAATGTTATCTGGATTTCACACCGGTCTCTCACAGATACCCTTCGCCGCAGGCGTGTGCCGACAGGCTGCGCCAGGAAATATTCCGCCTGTTTCAGTTTACTGTGAATATCGGGATCTCGGACTGTAAAGTGCTGGCAAAGATGGCTTCTGATTTTAAAAAGCCGGATCTGACACATACCTTGTTTCGAGATGAGATAGAAAAGAAAATGTGGCCTCTTCCTGTCTCCTCCTTATACATGTGCGGAAGATCCAGCGTCGAGGCGCTGAAAAAACTGGAGATCATCACAATCGGCGATCTCGCTCATGCCGACCCCCTTATTTTAGAGGCGCATCTGAAAAGTCATGGCCGTCTGCTGTGGGAGTATGCAAACGGTATCGATGACTCTGCTGTTCTCGCAGGGCCGGAAAAAGCCAAGGGAATTGGCAATTCCATCACCCTGGCGCAGGATGCCGTGACATTTGAGGATGCAAAGACAGCGCTGCTCTTCCTCGCAGAATCGGTGGCATCACGTCTGCGCACAGAAAATCAGTGTGCTCTGACCGAAGCGATCGAGATTAAGTATGCGGATTTTCAGACCGTCTCTCATCAGACCACGTTTCCGTCGCCTGTAGACACTGACCGGACGATCTACGAGACCGCCTGTAAACTGTTTCAGGAAACGTGGAACAACAAGCCGGTAAGACTGCTTGGCATCCGCACCGCAAAGCTGTGTGACGCGGAGGAACCTACCCAGCTTTCCCTGTTCGATCTCGATCAGACACAAATATCGCCAAAGCAGCATCGGTTAGATGAAGCGATTGACGATATTCGAAAACGTTTTGGAAAAAATTCAGTTGTGCGTGGCAGTCTGCTCGGAAAAAAGGATACCTACAAAAAGCATTGA
- a CDS encoding M23 family metallopeptidase: MKTSKKNRWALLKGWGLAIIVSAFFLPHYMKLESTGNNIFHISLNGVAVGSSAAEDVDDYVRRARLQIAGERDSLVMVDAQVEVQGEEVWFGKVDSDKAIIANMAQVMRENEKETLHRSYTVKINDYTINLASSQEVLDLLDAVLDKYDTTGNYSARLVMDPSRELNVLTTQIVDLDEEQKKEEEDRDFRKEVGAEACLNQAFEMIEPDREKEFGDYELGLISLAYGDLVEVVEAYLPAEELTSLPEAIDQVTKEQEKNKIYEVVAGDTLSQIAEDNGLRMDKLIAMNPTIEDESSTIRVGDEIIVTSPEPELSVVRQEQEYYEEDYDAEVIYVDNDDWYTTDQVTRQEPSAGHRQVVAIVSYRNDTETGREIQKEEVTMAAVPKIVERGTKIPPTYIKPISGGRLSSGFGRRKSPTKGASSNHKGIDWATPIGTAVMASCSGTVTKAGWGSGYGYVVYIDHGDGRQTRYGHLSKVLVKAGQKVSQGQKIALSGNTGRSTGPHVHFEILIGGSQVNPFNYLS, encoded by the coding sequence ATGAAGACTTCAAAAAAGAACAGATGGGCGTTACTCAAAGGATGGGGACTGGCAATTATTGTCAGCGCATTCTTTCTGCCACATTATATGAAATTGGAAAGTACGGGAAATAATATATTTCACATATCATTGAACGGTGTGGCGGTCGGAAGCAGCGCAGCGGAAGATGTGGACGATTATGTGCGCAGGGCACGTCTGCAGATTGCCGGAGAGAGAGACAGCCTTGTGATGGTCGACGCACAGGTAGAGGTGCAGGGCGAGGAAGTATGGTTCGGAAAGGTGGATTCTGACAAAGCGATCATTGCCAATATGGCACAGGTGATGAGAGAGAACGAGAAGGAGACACTGCATCGGTCCTATACGGTCAAGATCAATGATTATACGATCAACCTGGCAAGCTCTCAGGAAGTGCTGGATCTGCTCGATGCGGTGCTGGACAAATATGACACAACGGGCAATTACAGCGCCCGGCTCGTCATGGACCCATCCAGAGAATTGAATGTGTTGACGACGCAAATCGTAGACCTGGATGAGGAACAGAAAAAAGAAGAGGAGGACAGAGACTTTCGCAAGGAAGTCGGTGCGGAGGCATGTCTGAATCAGGCGTTCGAAATGATAGAACCAGACCGGGAGAAGGAGTTTGGGGATTATGAGCTGGGACTTATCTCGCTGGCGTATGGCGATCTGGTGGAAGTGGTGGAGGCATATCTGCCGGCGGAGGAATTGACATCGCTTCCGGAAGCGATCGATCAGGTGACAAAAGAGCAGGAGAAGAATAAAATATACGAAGTAGTGGCGGGAGACACGCTTTCTCAGATCGCAGAAGACAACGGTCTGCGTATGGACAAGCTGATTGCCATGAATCCGACGATCGAGGATGAGAGTTCCACGATCCGCGTGGGCGACGAGATTATCGTTACCTCTCCGGAGCCGGAGCTGTCCGTCGTGCGTCAGGAACAGGAGTACTATGAAGAAGACTATGACGCGGAAGTGATCTATGTGGATAACGACGACTGGTACACGACGGATCAGGTGACGCGGCAGGAACCGTCCGCGGGGCACAGACAGGTCGTGGCGATTGTCTCTTACCGCAACGATACGGAAACCGGACGGGAGATACAGAAAGAAGAAGTGACGATGGCGGCGGTTCCCAAAATCGTTGAACGGGGAACAAAAATACCGCCTACCTATATCAAACCGATTTCGGGCGGGAGACTCTCATCCGGATTCGGCAGAAGAAAATCACCGACAAAAGGAGCCTCTTCCAATCACAAAGGCATCGACTGGGCGACGCCGATCGGAACTGCCGTTATGGCCTCTTGCAGCGGAACGGTCACGAAGGCGGGCTGGGGAAGCGGCTATGGTTATGTCGTCTATATCGATCACGGCGACGGCAGGCAGACCCGCTACGGACATCTGAGCAAGGTCCTTGTCAAGGCGGGGCAGAAGGTATCGCAGGGACAGAAGATCGCCCTCAGCGGAAATACCGGAAGGAGTACGGGGCCTCATGTCCACTTTGAAATATTGATCGGCGGTTCCCAGGTCAATCCGTTTAATTATTTGTCATAA
- a CDS encoding UDP-N-acetylglucosamine 1-carboxyvinyltransferase produces MEQYAIKGGNPLVGEVEIGGAKNAALAILAASVMTDETVVIENMPDVRDTNVLLQAISSIGGLVDRVDRHTVKINGSQIHNLIIDGDYIKKIRASYYLLGALLGKRRKAEVALPGGCNIGSRPIDQHIKGFKALGASVSIAHGLIIAEAQQLKGSHIYMDVVTVGATINVMMAAVMAEGQTIIENAAKEPHVVDLANFLNSMGANIKGAGTDVIRIKGVSRLHRTEYTIIPDQIEAGTFMFAAAVTKGDITVKNVIPKHLESISAKLLEIGCEIEESDDAVRVVASRRLNHTHVKTLPYPGFPTDMQPQIAVALGLSGGTSIVTESIFENRFKYVDELTRMGASIKVEGNTAIINGVDRYTGAGISAPDLRAGAALVLAGLAAEGVTTIDEIRYIERGYEDFPQKLTSLGAQIEMIDTEKALQKFRLRVG; encoded by the coding sequence ATGGAACAATATGCGATTAAAGGCGGAAATCCGTTAGTTGGGGAAGTGGAGATCGGCGGGGCTAAGAATGCGGCGCTGGCGATTCTGGCGGCTTCCGTGATGACGGACGAGACGGTAGTGATAGAGAATATGCCCGATGTGCGCGATACGAACGTGCTGTTACAGGCGATTTCCAGTATCGGCGGACTGGTGGACCGGGTAGACAGGCATACAGTAAAGATCAATGGTTCCCAGATACACAATCTGATCATTGACGGCGATTATATTAAAAAGATCCGCGCTTCCTATTATCTTCTCGGCGCGCTTCTCGGCAAGCGCAGAAAAGCGGAAGTGGCGCTTCCGGGAGGATGTAATATCGGCAGCAGGCCGATCGACCAGCATATCAAAGGCTTTAAGGCTCTGGGGGCCAGTGTCAGCATTGCGCATGGTCTGATCATTGCTGAGGCGCAGCAGCTCAAAGGCAGCCATATTTACATGGATGTGGTGACGGTGGGCGCTACGATCAATGTAATGATGGCGGCAGTGATGGCAGAGGGGCAGACAATCATTGAGAATGCGGCGAAGGAGCCGCATGTCGTCGACCTGGCCAATTTCCTCAACAGTATGGGCGCCAATATCAAAGGCGCCGGTACGGATGTAATCCGCATCAAAGGGGTGTCCAGGCTGCACCGGACCGAATATACGATTATTCCGGATCAGATTGAAGCGGGTACGTTTATGTTTGCGGCGGCTGTGACGAAAGGTGATATTACTGTAAAGAATGTGATTCCCAAACATCTGGAGTCGATCAGCGCAAAACTTCTGGAGATCGGCTGCGAGATTGAGGAGTCAGATGATGCGGTGCGTGTGGTGGCGTCCAGAAGACTGAATCACACACATGTAAAGACACTGCCTTATCCGGGATTTCCGACGGATATGCAGCCGCAGATAGCGGTTGCGCTTGGGCTTTCAGGCGGCACAAGCATCGTGACCGAGAGTATTTTCGAAAATCGCTTTAAATATGTGGACGAGCTCACCCGTATGGGAGCCAGCATTAAGGTAGAAGGCAATACGGCGATCATCAATGGTGTGGACCGGTATACGGGAGCGGGCATCTCGGCTCCGGATCTTCGTGCCGGCGCAGCGCTTGTTCTGGCAGGACTGGCGGCGGAAGGCGTGACGACGATCGACGAGATCCGTTATATCGAGAGAGGGTATGAGGATTTCCCGCAGAAACTGACAAGCCTCGGCGCACAGATCGAGATGATAGACACGGAGAAGGCATTGCAGAAATTCCGTCTGCGAGTCGGATAG
- the metK gene encoding methionine adenosyltransferase: protein MEKLLFTSESVTEGHPDKMCDAISDAILDALMEKDPMSRVACETATCTGFVLVTGEITTNAYVDIQRIVRDTVKEIGYDRSEYGFDGNTCAVMVAIDEQSSDIAMGVDKALEAKENRMSDAEIEAIGAGDQGMMFGYATNETPEYMPYPISLAHKLALQLTKVRKDGTLKYLRPDGKSQVSVEYDENGKPKRLEAVVLSTQHDADVTQEQIHEDIKKYVFDPILPQELIDSETKFFINPTGRFVIGGPHGDAGLTGRKIIVDTYGGYARHGGGAFSGKDCTKVDRSAAYAARYVAKNIVAAGLAERCEIQLSYAIGVAQPTSVMVDSFGTGKVSDEKLVEIVRSNFDLRPAGIIKMLDLRRPLYKQTAAYGHFGRNDLDLPWEKTDKADELKKYM, encoded by the coding sequence ATGGAAAAACTTTTATTTACTTCAGAATCTGTCACAGAGGGCCATCCCGATAAAATGTGTGACGCCATATCCGACGCCATCCTTGATGCGCTGATGGAAAAGGATCCGATGAGCCGTGTAGCCTGTGAGACAGCGACATGTACGGGTTTCGTACTTGTCACAGGAGAGATCACGACCAACGCATATGTGGACATCCAGAGGATTGTACGCGATACGGTAAAGGAGATTGGCTACGACAGGTCGGAGTATGGATTTGACGGCAATACCTGCGCTGTAATGGTGGCGATCGACGAGCAGTCTTCGGATATTGCCATGGGTGTCGATAAGGCGCTGGAAGCAAAGGAGAACAGAATGTCCGATGCCGAGATCGAGGCAATCGGAGCCGGCGATCAGGGCATGATGTTTGGATATGCCACAAATGAGACACCGGAGTATATGCCATATCCGATCTCGCTTGCTCATAAACTTGCACTGCAGCTTACAAAAGTGAGAAAAGACGGCACATTAAAATATCTGCGTCCGGACGGAAAGAGCCAGGTTTCCGTGGAATACGACGAAAACGGAAAACCGAAACGGCTGGAGGCAGTCGTTCTCTCCACGCAGCATGACGCGGATGTGACACAGGAACAGATCCATGAGGACATCAAAAAGTATGTGTTTGACCCGATCCTGCCGCAGGAGCTGATTGACAGTGAAACAAAATTCTTTATCAATCCTACGGGACGCTTCGTCATCGGCGGACCTCACGGTGATGCCGGCCTTACGGGACGTAAAATTATCGTGGATACTTATGGCGGCTATGCACGTCACGGCGGCGGCGCTTTCTCCGGTAAAGACTGCACAAAGGTAGACCGTTCTGCGGCTTATGCGGCGCGTTACGTGGCAAAAAATATCGTGGCGGCAGGACTTGCCGAGAGATGTGAGATCCAGTTGTCTTATGCGATTGGCGTGGCACAGCCGACTTCCGTGATGGTGGATTCCTTTGGCACAGGTAAGGTATCCGATGAAAAGCTGGTAGAGATCGTACGCAGCAATTTTGATCTGCGTCCGGCAGGCATCATCAAAATGCTTGATCTGCGCCGTCCGCTCTATAAGCAGACAGCGGCCTATGGACATTTCGGACGTAACGATCTGGATCTTCCGTGGGAGAAAACGGATAAGGCTGATGAGTTAAAGAAATATATGTAA